Proteins encoded within one genomic window of Sphingobacterium sp. lm-10:
- a CDS encoding phosphoribosylaminoimidazolesuccinocarboxamide synthase, with the protein MNAINETNFKFNKQTAFYRGKVRDVYTIDHHYLVMIASDRISAFDVVLPRPIPHKGQVLNQIAAKFLAATADILPNWVLSTPDPSVTIGHACEPFKVEMVIRGYLSGHAWRTYRDGGRLLCGVTLPEGLRENDKLPEPIITPTTKAAVGHDEDISREAILANGIVSEEDYTQLEKYTRALFQRGTEIARERGLILVDTKYEFGKKEDQIYLIDEIHTPDSSRYFYAEGYDDRQSTGSAQKQLSKEFVRQWLMDNGFQGKDGQQIPEMTDEVVSSISARYIELYEHITGEGFVYPEAGEVNERIQKNVDQALTEIFATKEG; encoded by the coding sequence ATGAATGCAATAAACGAAACGAACTTTAAATTTAATAAACAAACTGCTTTTTACAGAGGCAAGGTACGCGATGTATATACGATCGATCATCATTATTTGGTGATGATTGCTTCGGATCGCATTTCTGCATTCGACGTGGTGCTACCCAGGCCCATTCCTCATAAAGGACAAGTTTTAAATCAAATTGCTGCTAAGTTTTTGGCGGCTACGGCCGATATTTTGCCCAATTGGGTATTAAGCACACCGGATCCCAGTGTTACCATTGGGCATGCATGCGAGCCTTTCAAAGTAGAAATGGTAATTCGTGGTTACCTATCGGGGCATGCCTGGCGTACTTACCGTGATGGAGGCAGATTGCTGTGTGGTGTTACGCTGCCAGAAGGTCTTCGCGAGAACGATAAATTACCTGAACCCATCATTACGCCAACGACTAAAGCTGCGGTGGGGCATGATGAAGATATTTCCAGAGAAGCTATCCTTGCGAACGGTATTGTAAGCGAAGAAGATTACACACAATTGGAAAAATATACCAGAGCATTATTTCAAAGAGGTACAGAAATTGCCCGCGAACGCGGCCTTATTCTGGTAGATACGAAATACGAATTTGGTAAGAAAGAAGATCAGATCTATTTGATCGATGAGATACACACACCAGATTCCTCCCGTTATTTTTATGCAGAAGGCTATGACGACCGTCAATCTACCGGAAGTGCTCAAAAACAGCTTTCCAAAGAATTTGTAAGACAATGGTTGATGGATAATGGTTTTCAAGGTAAGGACGGTCAGCAGATACCGGAGATGACCGATGAAGTGGTTTCTTCGATCTCAGCACGCTATATTGAATTATACGAGCACATTACGGGCGAAGGATTCGTTTACCCAGAAGCGGGAGAAGTCAACGAACGCATACAGAAAAATGTAGATCAGGCATTGACAGAGATCTTTGCCACAAAAGAAGGATAG
- a CDS encoding PhoH family protein, translating into MSELVIRLEEVNLVTLWGAQNENYEFLKKVFPKVRLIARGDELKVLGEEKEQVLFGQTFEKVLEHVQRLQNLSALDLESIVSDVVPAPILSNASKEVAAITDPTFSRGEPIVYGTNGIIVRARTPNQRRMVDSIIKNDILFAVGPAGTGKTYTAVALAVRALRNKEIKRIILTRPAVEAGENLGFLPGDLKEKVDPYLRPLYDALDDMIPVEKLKGYLENRTIEVAPLAFMRGRTLDNCFVILDEAQNATDMQLKMFLTRMGPTAKFIVTGDLTQIDLPKKTQSGLATAINLLDNIEGIDIVHLTGSDVVRHKLVKRILEAYGDIKPS; encoded by the coding sequence TTGAGTGAATTAGTTATTCGGCTGGAAGAAGTCAATCTTGTAACGCTTTGGGGTGCCCAAAACGAGAATTACGAATTTTTGAAAAAAGTGTTTCCGAAAGTGCGGTTGATCGCCAGAGGTGATGAGCTGAAGGTGCTGGGCGAGGAGAAGGAGCAGGTTTTATTTGGTCAGACCTTCGAAAAAGTCCTGGAGCATGTACAGCGCTTGCAGAATCTTTCTGCGCTAGATCTGGAGAGTATTGTAAGCGATGTGGTGCCAGCACCTATTCTTAGCAACGCTTCCAAAGAGGTGGCTGCTATTACAGATCCAACCTTTTCGCGTGGCGAACCCATTGTGTATGGTACCAATGGTATCATCGTGCGTGCTCGTACGCCAAATCAGCGGCGTATGGTAGATAGCATTATTAAAAATGACATCCTGTTTGCTGTCGGCCCTGCCGGAACAGGTAAAACCTATACTGCGGTAGCCTTAGCCGTACGTGCATTGCGCAATAAAGAAATTAAAAGGATCATCCTCACGCGACCAGCGGTAGAAGCAGGTGAGAACTTGGGCTTCCTGCCCGGCGATTTGAAAGAAAAGGTGGATCCGTACTTAAGACCGCTTTATGATGCGTTAGATGACATGATCCCGGTGGAAAAACTCAAGGGCTATCTAGAAAATAGAACGATCGAAGTGGCGCCTTTGGCATTTATGCGTGGCCGTACGTTAGATAACTGTTTTGTGATCCTTGATGAGGCACAGAATGCGACCGATATGCAGCTGAAAATGTTTTTGACGCGGATGGGGCCTACGGCGAAGTTCATCGTTACGGGAGATTTAACGCAGATCGACCTGCCGAAGAAAACGCAGTCGGGATTAGCAACAGCCATTAATTTGTTGGACAACATCGAGGGAATTGATATTGTGCATCTCACCGGATCAGATGTGGTGCGACATAAGTTGGTTAAAAGGATTTTAGAGGCTTACGGGGATATCAAACCTTCTTAA